In Anseongella ginsenosidimutans, one genomic interval encodes:
- a CDS encoding DUF2461 domain-containing protein: MPTEPTMLQNSTLDFLGNLARNNNREWFNTNKTAYLAAKEDVEAFTAALIREASRFDPLLADLLPKNCLFRIYRDTRFSKDKTPYKTHMGLWLCPSGRNSNGPGYYLHITPGASFLAGGYWMPPADDLKAIRQEIDYNSTALKQLLEANSFRKYFGGLDEEHALKTAPQGYPKDHPEIALLKLKSFTVSHPFKDMVLTTPKAARTVAAGWAALAPLNQFLRSATDVASQQF, encoded by the coding sequence ATGCCGACAGAACCTACCATGCTGCAAAATAGTACACTGGACTTTCTCGGGAACCTCGCACGAAACAATAACAGGGAATGGTTCAACACGAATAAAACGGCTTACCTGGCGGCCAAAGAAGATGTCGAAGCGTTTACCGCTGCACTCATCCGGGAAGCTTCCCGTTTCGACCCCTTGCTGGCGGACCTGCTTCCCAAAAATTGCCTCTTCCGCATTTACAGGGACACCCGTTTCAGCAAGGACAAAACCCCTTACAAAACCCATATGGGCTTATGGCTATGCCCTTCCGGCAGGAACAGCAATGGGCCCGGCTATTACCTGCACATAACGCCCGGGGCCTCCTTTCTCGCCGGGGGCTACTGGATGCCGCCCGCGGATGACCTCAAAGCTATCCGGCAGGAGATCGATTATAACAGCACAGCCCTCAAACAACTACTGGAAGCAAACTCGTTCCGTAAATACTTCGGCGGGCTGGACGAAGAACACGCCTTGAAAACAGCCCCGCAAGGTTACCCCAAAGATCATCCCGAGATCGCCCTTCTTAAACTGAAAAGTTTCACTGTAAGCCATCCTTTCAAGGATATGGTGCTTACCACTCCCAAGGCTGCCCGCACGGTTGCCGCAGGCTGGGCCGCCCTTGCGCCCCTGAACCAGTTCCTGCGCTCAGCTACTGATGTTGCTTCGCAACAGTTTTAG
- a CDS encoding DUF983 domain-containing protein yields MVSKTEAILMCRCPRCRQGKMFAHPAFHRKFSVMNKRCPECNLQFEIEPGFFWGAMYFSYALNVAEMVGVAILTSFILNDPGPWTYVGILVAAIFLLMPINFRYARVLMLYWISPIKFDRSYADRTYHAAK; encoded by the coding sequence ATGGTGTCAAAAACCGAAGCAATTTTAATGTGCCGGTGCCCCCGCTGCAGGCAGGGGAAAATGTTCGCTCATCCTGCCTTTCACCGGAAGTTCAGCGTGATGAACAAGCGCTGCCCGGAATGTAATCTTCAATTCGAGATAGAACCCGGCTTTTTCTGGGGCGCCATGTATTTCAGCTATGCCCTGAATGTTGCCGAGATGGTTGGCGTGGCCATTCTTACCAGCTTCATCCTCAATGATCCGGGACCCTGGACGTATGTCGGGATACTGGTGGCGGCAATATTTCTCCTGATGCCCATAAATTTCAGGTATGCCCGCGTACTCATGCTTTACTGGATCTCTCCAATAAAATTTGACCGCTCTTATGCCGACAGAACCTACCATGCTGCAAAATAG